A genomic segment from Tolypothrix sp. NIES-4075 encodes:
- a CDS encoding beta-class carbonic anhydrase, whose translation MLHQQIDQNLLDTKAWALRRQLGIPNNKRLWVLACMDERLPVEKALGISEGDAHIFRNAGGLVTDDAIRSAMLTTQFFGTKEIIVINHTECGMMTASGDFLTEVLKNTGIDVDLVNVDPALPELKLPKGVFSKWIKTFTDVDEICVKQVELLRNSPLIPQDVVINGYIWEVETKSLRRPYERLSEKVNTAEAMGTKTIKLNDPLV comes from the coding sequence ATGTTGCATCAACAAATTGACCAGAATTTATTAGACACAAAAGCATGGGCATTGCGGAGGCAGTTGGGTATACCCAACAACAAGCGTTTGTGGGTATTAGCCTGCATGGATGAACGCTTACCTGTGGAGAAAGCATTAGGAATTAGTGAGGGGGATGCTCATATTTTCCGGAATGCTGGGGGTTTAGTTACGGATGATGCAATTCGGTCAGCGATGTTGACAACACAGTTTTTTGGCACAAAAGAAATCATCGTCATTAACCATACCGAATGTGGCATGATGACTGCCTCTGGAGACTTTCTCACAGAAGTATTGAAAAATACTGGAATAGATGTAGATCTGGTTAACGTCGATCCTGCACTTCCAGAGTTGAAACTACCAAAAGGCGTTTTTTCCAAGTGGATTAAAACGTTTACCGATGTGGATGAAATCTGCGTCAAACAGGTGGAGTTGCTGCGTAATTCTCCTTTAATTCCTCAGGATGTAGTGATTAATGGCTACATCTGGGAAGTGGAGACTAAAAGTTTGCGTCGTCCCTACGAACGTTTGAGTGAGAAGGTAAACACAGCTGAAGCTATGGGTACTAAAACTATAAAACTAAATGATCCCCTTGTATAA
- a CDS encoding RNA-guided endonuclease InsQ/TnpB family protein produces MHKLSRRIVNENQVIVVENLNVKGMMQNHCLAKSIHQVGWGMFCTMLKYKAEMSGKIYQEVDRFFPSSKTCHVCLNQVGSLPLDVRFWTCENCFCKHDRDVNAAINLRDEGLRILTCQSPQVGKPAHGESGSSGTGDKACRPDISRSNRGRKKSTTALSAGQEAYTVRVGESLS; encoded by the coding sequence CTGCACAAGCTATCACGTAGGATAGTTAACGAAAATCAAGTTATTGTTGTGGAAAATCTGAATGTTAAGGGCATGATGCAAAATCATTGTTTGGCTAAGTCTATCCATCAAGTTGGATGGGGAATGTTTTGCACAATGCTGAAATACAAAGCAGAGATGTCAGGGAAAATATATCAGGAAGTTGATAGATTTTTCCCCAGTTCAAAAACCTGTCATGTGTGCTTGAATCAAGTTGGTAGTTTACCACTAGATGTAAGATTTTGGACTTGCGAAAACTGCTTTTGCAAGCATGATAGGGATGTGAACGCAGCTATTAACCTCAGAGATGAGGGACTACGAATTTTGACATGCCAGTCGCCTCAAGTCGGGAAACCCGCCCACGGCGAAAGCGGCTCCTCTGGAACGGGGGATAAAGCCTGTCGTCCAGATATAAGTCGCAGTAATAGAGGACGTAAGAAATCTACTACTGCGCTTTCTGCTGGGCAGGAAGCCTACACTGTACGCGTTGGCGAAAGCCTCTCGTAG
- a CDS encoding putative quinol monooxygenase, whose product MTNKTIRVIARVIAVPEKVEALKAVFLELIEPTRQEAGCIKYELLQNDSDLTDFTFVEEWASHQALDTHLVSDHFKTAAAKLEGLVAAQPDIRRYNFLA is encoded by the coding sequence ATGACTAACAAAACCATTCGTGTTATTGCCCGTGTGATTGCTGTACCGGAAAAAGTAGAAGCCCTCAAAGCTGTCTTCCTAGAATTGATTGAACCAACTCGACAGGAAGCGGGTTGCATTAAGTATGAACTTTTGCAAAACGATTCTGACCTGACAGACTTTACTTTTGTGGAAGAATGGGCTTCTCATCAAGCTCTAGATACTCATCTAGTCTCAGATCATTTCAAAACGGCAGCAGCTAAACTCGAAGGATTGGTTGCTGCCCAACCGGACATCCGCCGCTACAATTTTTTAGCTTGA